The window TGCTCCACATTCTCGCTCTAGAGATGCTGAATAATATCACTGCTTTTTCTGGCTTGTAACTACAAGATTAAATGCGTTAGTGTTAAATGACACCGTTTAAGAGCATTTGCAGCATGAGCTTGTGAAGGATAGCCGGGTGTGGTGTGCACATATCCCTACTTTCACCCTAATTTCGTCTCTTGTCTGAAACCCGCTCTTGAGAATGACAACATAACAAATTGGTGTAGAGAATCAAATTACAGATATTATGGATTTTTTAAACTCAAACCTacaattagcatttttatgcaatgactatctctctttctccttgtGTTATTACCTATTAGTTTATCTCCTATTTCCGCTTTGTAACCGAAGTCTTATGCACTGAAGTaagcatttaaactttatttgtatcaattatgtttacatttatgcatttggcagacgcttttatccaaagcgacttacattgcattaacctatacatttatacttaggtatgtgcaatcccctgggatcgaacccacaaccttgcgttgttaacacaatgctcttaccactgagctagaggAAATTATGTTACTGCAGAAGTGACCTAACTTTTAGCTTAAATATCCCACAACTTTTAGAATGAAACATTCTTTAGCACAGCCTGTCCATCAGTGGAGATCGATTCGGAGTGCATATAAGTAAAGCTCTGACTGCCAGCGAAACGTCTGTGTTTGTGGCTCACACCCCTCTTGAAGCAAACTGCTTGTTGTCCAAAAGTTAAGCGCACAAAGGAAAGCAGTGTTTTCTTGGTTTACGCAAGCAATAAATACCTGAATGATGATACTTTGGAGAATGTTGGTAGCTGAACAACAGCAGTACCcagttttgtgtctatacaataaaagtgaatgtgtaaaatatatatttttttgttctgcagatgaaaaaaaaattccttAAAGgtagagttcacccaaaaataaaacaatcggtcatcatttagtcacccctgttccaaatctgtataaagttcttcgccaccattgactaccatagtaggacaaattataatggtagtcaaaagttaatttatacagatgtggaacaacttgagggtgagtaaatgaagacagaagttTCATCTTTAggagaactgttcctttaactcaTTTAGAGCTTAAGAGACACATATATGTGCACTAGAAATTTTCGGTTTGCAACACTATGTCTGACTCTTTTCTTGCTTTTTCTAGGTCTGTGGATCACTCCCCTATCTACCATGCAAGACTCCCCACCCCTTCAGCCATTCAGAAAATCACACCCGTCCCTCATCGTATGCCATCCGAGCAGCAACACTCACACACCTTCATCGCTGTCTCATTTATCTGTCCATCTGAAACGGAATATCGTCAAGCCCTGTGATACATTTTGTCAACCCTCTCCTCGACTAGTGCCAAAGTTTACCAGCAGAAACTCAACCCGGGACAAAACCTCAACATTGGCATTACTGCACTGGCTTACACTGATCACCTGTGCCTGCATACTGCTTTCTCTTATTGGTCCAGGAGTAGAAGCTTCTGAGACGTGGGGCATGGTCTCAGCGTGCCCCTTCCACTGCATATGCAGGAATCTCTCCGACTCTCTGAGTACACTCTGCGCTGACAAAGGACTCCTTTTCGTTCCACCAAACGTAGACCGGCGCACTGTAGAGCTCCGCCTCGCAGACAACTTCATTCGAGAGGTGGGAGGAGCTGACTTTGCCAACATGACGGGGTTGGTGGATTTGACGCTTTCTAGGAACACCATCAGTCACATTCGGTCAATGACGTTTGCAGATTTGGAAAGCTTGCGTTCGTTGCACTTGGATGGCAATCGGCTGACAGAGCTGGGCCCACGAGACTTGGCAGGCATGCTAAATTTGCAGCATCTCATTCTCAACAACAATCAACTCATTAACATCTCCTCCGAGGCTTTTGATGATTTTCTTTTGACTCTAGAGGATTTGGATTTATCCTACAACAATCTGTGTAAAGCACCCTGGGACGCTATTCAGAACATGGCCAGTctacatacattgaatttgGACCACAATCTTATCGACCAGATTGATGAGGGCTCCTTTAGTGAGCTCTACAAACTAGCCCGTTTGGATATGACTTCAAATCGTCTAAAGACTTTACCTCCCGATCAGTTGTTCGCCCGCTCACAGACAGGGGTTATAAGCCCGACACCCTACAATGCAGTGATCAACCTAAATTTTGGGGGTAACCCATTTCACTGTAACTGTGAACTACTTTGGTTGAGGCGTCTGATCCGAACCGATGATATGGAGACATGCGCTACACCACTTCATTTAGCAGGACGTTATTTTTGGTCAATACCTGAGGAGGAATTTACCTGTGAACCTCCACTTATTACCCGACATACACACAAACTCTGGGTGTTGGAGGGTCAAAAGGCAACGCTCAAATGTCGTGCCATCGGCGATCCAGAGCCAGTGGTGCACTGGGTCTCACCGGATGACCGCATCATTGGCAATTCAAGTCGCACCACATCTTACCGAAATGGCACTCTGGAGCTACTCGTAACTGTAGCCCGCGATGACGGTACATACACTTGCATCGCCATTAACGCTGCGGGCGAGGCCACCTCTTTGGTTGACCTCAAAGTAATTCCTCTCCCTCATCGTGGAAATGGAACAATACTGTTAACACGTGACCCTGGATCATCGGACATTACCAGAGGGAAAGCTTCCAATGGACAAAGTCCTGGCACGGATACTAACACTGACACCCAAGAGGGACAGGAGGAGGGGCAGACTGAGGCTGAGGAAGGGGTCAGCGGTGGGGGTGAGGAGCAGATGGTGAGAGTGCAGGGAGTGACATCGACTTCGGCACAAGTGAGGTGGGAAAACCGTCGCTTGACAGGAGCCAACCTGGTGTGGATGTATCAGATACAATACAACTGCACAGCCGATGAGACGCTTGTTTACAGGTGAGTCTGCCAACATGCACTACATTAATGCCAATAAGAGACTTACTGACaggggaaaaaaaacacaaatgacatCTCTTTATAGAGTACCGCAGAAATGATAGACTTTTGCATGCAAACCCTGGAAGCGGGTTAGCATTTGACCACTTTTGGTTCCattgggtttttggtaaattatcttaaataagatctgtggttaacaaaacctcTTAATATTTTCACCATTTGTTCTATGACATgaaacacaccagttataaccaGCTCgctttattgtgtcttaaaaacggtggttgctaacaagttgctaaaaacGACATTATCCTTTGGAGATGATGTTAAACGCCATTGCGCATATAAATCTGAGTAAAATGCATCATTGGCAGAAATCTTTTTATCCACAGAGTAATCACCTACCAgggaatatgtttttaataaagtctgGGAAAGTTGTAGGAGGCTTGGTGGTAGTGAAGTTAAAATCTTTCTACTGTCGTGTAATTTTTATACTCATGTTAGCATTTTGTTTCTGCCGATTGTGTTtaggcttcaaaagtaacaaatgttgtgttcatttgtaaagatgatctttgtacacaaaatgtgtaaacatcataaactttgttaatcacagatcttatttGTTTACAATCTTTCAAAAGTCTgtgggaaaaatgcataggctttaaGTCGAGGGAATCAGTGCGGCGCTAGCTTCCAGGTTGGCCTACAACAAAACATTATCTCAGCGGTATTCTATTTCTCCTTGACATCAACGATTTTCAATGGAAAGCAAAACTAAGAGAAAAAGACTCAAACATCTCAAAAATGGTTTTTAGCAGAGATCTCAAAGCGTTCCCAAATAAGCTTCGATCTGACAATTCTGAAAGGTCAATATTATTGAGGATTTCAACACAAACCATTTTCAACTCAACATCTCCTGAGCATTGAAAGTTTAAcctctaaaaaaacaaatgggtagttgacaaataaccCGTAATTGTGTCCTACTGTATGGTGTTAcagaaaaaatgttgaaaaaaacaagcaatgAGGATAAATCTCTTAAAAAGGCTATTTTATACTATTGAAAATAatcatcatataaaataatatattattaacagtttgttttctaaattgatGTTATGTCACAACATGACACATGTACACGGTATTTGTCAGCTACCCAAATAAACCTCACATCAGATAACTTAATAGCAAGACCAAAAAATGTCtactaaatattataaatgttaaaaacaatcaAGTAACGTACGATTAACAATTAGGgatttaaacatataaattgtgtatacacgtGCAAACACACTTCTTTATAGAATCACGCTAAGGGatacatatatgtgtgtgtgtgtgtgtgcgtgcgagaTTCTTCACTTCACTTCGCTTTCACTTCATTAAGTGCAGGAAGTTACACATATCTTGCAAGTGGCAATTAGCAGAAGAGGAGACAAGTGTAAAGATAAAATATACTGACACACTATTGACACTGGGAAAAAGTCAGTGTCAATGCTGTCTAGTACTTTGTCAAATCACTAAAGATGAGTCACATCACTAAGTGTAGCCCATTTTGTGGGTTAACCAGTTTGCTTGGATTAACTACATACAACTTCAAGATTTTCAGCCcgcatcatttaaaaaatgacattttaactATGGCTCGAATAAGTTTCCATCGCATTACGTGCTAATTGTTAAGAAATCCACTTATACAAGCCATTTAATGTGACATTTAACAGCACTACAATAATGAATATGCAATGTTCAGATTGTTGTCAGGTTGAATAGTGATAATAATAATGAGCTTCATGCTTAACCCGAGGCTAAGGCGGTCCCACTCCTTTCTCATGTTATCAGTGTCTGCGACTCCAGCGGTGACTTCAGTCTAGCTGCTGTCAGACATTTTTGTAACGTTCAATACATCTCGCAACCTCTCAGAGACATTATCTATGGCAAGTGACATACACCCTCTTCCTGTCTGTCCTTCATTAAGGGACCGAGAGggagtgcatgtgtgtatgcTGGGTGGGAGAACTGCAGGGTGGGAAACTGACACCACAGACATTGAAACTGACAGGGAGGCTGgtagagaga of the Triplophysa dalaica isolate WHDGS20190420 chromosome 1, ASM1584641v1, whole genome shotgun sequence genome contains:
- the LOC130430141 gene encoding leucine-rich repeat and fibronectin type-III domain-containing protein 4, producing the protein MQDSPPLQPFRKSHPSLIVCHPSSNTHTPSSLSHLSVHLKRNIVKPCDTFCQPSPRLVPKFTSRNSTRDKTSTLALLHWLTLITCACILLSLIGPGVEASETWGMVSACPFHCICRNLSDSLSTLCADKGLLFVPPNVDRRTVELRLADNFIREVGGADFANMTGLVDLTLSRNTISHIRSMTFADLESLRSLHLDGNRLTELGPRDLAGMLNLQHLILNNNQLINISSEAFDDFLLTLEDLDLSYNNLCKAPWDAIQNMASLHTLNLDHNLIDQIDEGSFSELYKLARLDMTSNRLKTLPPDQLFARSQTGVISPTPYNAVINLNFGGNPFHCNCELLWLRRLIRTDDMETCATPLHLAGRYFWSIPEEEFTCEPPLITRHTHKLWVLEGQKATLKCRAIGDPEPVVHWVSPDDRIIGNSSRTTSYRNGTLELLVTVARDDGTYTCIAINAAGEATSLVDLKVIPLPHRGNGTILLTRDPGSSDITRGKASNGQSPGTDTNTDTQEGQEEGQTEAEEGVSGGGEEQMVRVQGVTSTSAQVRWENRRLTGANLVWMYQIQYNCTADETLVYRILPPTSDSFQLKNLVSGTDYNLCVLAIFDDTITSMAATKVLGCTQFSTKDNYPDCRSLQAHFLGGTLTLLVGGVVVVMLLVFTVALMVRHRVCSNHDNHREMGEEVGCSGTDSPHLSGKGSDVFSQSNGNGNVMMVVLPNGLVQKQNVTEGGLGSPSKPMSKVKPKTLPKPKVNVDQFRVGLEVEMASLRPLPPYTQDKERVSLYYTPSNHSPSTLPCPSHQLGVKQLKLRATSKDTGKRASISLAPPPTYSTKLSDRRFSTGGSIVVRRGGTDSQWNSSLAYQSPALSHQSPPHGALRYKRSSSFDMGEIATTACYSYAKRLSVIWTKRSQSLHGMLVHCTSATSTSTTSNASDDFQIRHARGYIRAYNTTNSNSNPPKAEAGNSKDQQMKDTEKEKDDKREELEESVV